From Serinicoccus profundi, the proteins below share one genomic window:
- the nuoL gene encoding NADH-quinone oxidoreductase subunit L, which produces MHDLSHGLATASLALADPSGGNSAVRATEAGGFAALGWLLVALPLAGAALLLLGGRMTDKWGPALATALSWGSFAVGVAIIVQLSGLPAEERALSVPLWDWVSVGELSLSAGLLLDPLSLAFVMLITFVGSLIHVYSLGYMEHDPDKRRFFAYLNLFVAAMLILVLADSYLLLFVGWEGVGLASYLLIGFWNWNPDYAEAANKAFVVNRVGDVGLITAMAIMLATFGALDFATVHGSAGGASDLTLTLIGLALLLGACGKSAQFPLQSWLGDAMAGPTPVSALIHAATMVTAGVYLIARSQAIYDLTPDARLVVAVVGAVTLLYGAIVGCAKDDIKKALAASTMSQIGYMMLAVGLGPAGYLYAIFHLVTHGFFKANMFLGAGSVMHAMDNKVDMRRFGALSREVKITWLTFAAGWLAIIGFPFTAGWYSKDYIIETALAAPGWQGWVFGGVAMLGAGITAFYMSRLFFMTFYGKARWHDDAHPHESPLVMTIPMMVLALGSLLLGAVLYPTGIITGWLEPVFGHAEHGEPLIPVLAIQITVGVLMVVGVALAWLRYGRDEVPVTAPEGSALTRAARRDLYQDDLNDALFTGPTMALSRTAVEADTTLVEGGVTGGTTSSLGSVSGLLRRAQNGFVRSYALTMLLGVVVILGAVWVMQ; this is translated from the coding sequence GTGCACGACCTGAGTCACGGGCTGGCCACGGCCAGTCTCGCGCTCGCCGACCCGAGCGGGGGCAACAGCGCCGTCCGGGCGACCGAGGCAGGCGGCTTCGCGGCGCTCGGTTGGCTGCTGGTGGCGCTGCCCCTCGCGGGCGCCGCGCTGCTGCTGCTCGGCGGCCGGATGACCGACAAGTGGGGCCCCGCCCTCGCGACCGCCCTGTCGTGGGGCAGCTTCGCCGTCGGCGTCGCGATCATCGTCCAGCTGAGCGGTCTGCCCGCCGAGGAGCGGGCGTTGTCCGTCCCGCTGTGGGACTGGGTCAGCGTGGGGGAGCTGTCGCTGTCCGCGGGGCTGCTACTGGACCCGCTGTCGCTGGCCTTCGTCATGCTCATCACCTTCGTCGGCAGCCTCATCCACGTCTACTCCCTGGGCTACATGGAGCACGACCCGGACAAGCGCCGGTTCTTCGCCTACCTCAACCTCTTCGTGGCGGCGATGCTCATCCTCGTGCTCGCCGACTCCTACCTCCTGCTCTTCGTCGGCTGGGAGGGTGTCGGTCTCGCGTCATACCTGCTCATCGGCTTCTGGAACTGGAACCCCGACTACGCCGAGGCCGCCAACAAGGCCTTCGTCGTCAACCGGGTCGGTGACGTCGGGCTCATCACCGCGATGGCGATCATGCTCGCGACCTTCGGGGCGCTCGACTTCGCCACGGTGCACGGCTCGGCCGGGGGCGCGAGCGACCTGACGCTGACCCTCATCGGGCTGGCGCTGCTGCTCGGTGCCTGCGGCAAGTCGGCGCAGTTCCCGCTGCAGAGCTGGCTGGGGGACGCGATGGCCGGCCCGACGCCGGTCTCGGCGCTCATCCACGCCGCGACGATGGTCACCGCGGGTGTCTACCTCATCGCCCGCAGCCAGGCGATCTACGACCTCACCCCGGACGCCCGCTTGGTGGTGGCGGTCGTCGGAGCGGTGACCCTGCTCTACGGCGCGATCGTCGGTTGCGCCAAGGACGACATCAAGAAGGCCCTCGCGGCCTCGACGATGAGCCAGATCGGCTACATGATGCTCGCCGTCGGGCTCGGCCCGGCCGGTTACCTCTACGCCATCTTCCACCTGGTGACGCATGGCTTCTTCAAGGCCAACATGTTCCTCGGCGCCGGCTCGGTCATGCACGCCATGGACAACAAGGTCGACATGCGCCGCTTCGGTGCGCTCAGCCGCGAGGTGAAGATCACCTGGCTGACCTTCGCCGCCGGCTGGCTGGCCATCATCGGCTTCCCCTTCACCGCCGGGTGGTACTCCAAGGACTACATCATCGAGACCGCCCTGGCTGCTCCGGGCTGGCAGGGCTGGGTCTTCGGTGGCGTGGCCATGCTCGGCGCCGGGATCACCGCGTTCTACATGTCGCGGCTGTTCTTCATGACCTTCTACGGCAAGGCGCGCTGGCACGATGACGCGCACCCGCACGAGTCGCCGCTGGTGATGACCATCCCGATGATGGTGCTGGCGCTCGGCTCGCTGCTGCTGGGTGCGGTGCTCTACCCCACCGGCATCATCACCGGCTGGTTGGAGCCCGTCTTCGGCCACGCCGAGCACGGAGAGCCGCTCATCCCGGTCCTCGCCATCCAGATCACCGTCGGTGTTCTCATGGTGGTCGGCGTCGCTCTGGCCTGGCTGCGCTACGGTCGCGACGAGGTGCCGGTCACCGCTCCCGAGGGCAGCGCCCTGACCCGGGCGGCCCGTCGGGACCTCTACCAGGACGACCTCAACGACGCGCTGTTCACCGGGCCGACGATGGCGCTGTCGCGCACCGCCGTGGAGGCTGACACGACCCTCGTCGAGGGCGGCGTCACCGGCGGCACGACGAGCAGCCTGGGCAGCGTGTCCGGCCTGCTGCGCCGCGCGCAGAACGGCTTCGTCCGCTCCTATGCCCTGACGATGCTCCTGGGCGTCGTCGTGATCCTCGGTGCAGTCTGGGTGATGCAGTGA
- the nuoK gene encoding NADH-quinone oxidoreductase subunit NuoK encodes MGLEAYIYLSVVLFTLGAITVLTRRNTLIVFMGIELMLNACNLALVTFSRLHGSLDGQVYALFVMVVAAAEVVVGLAIIMSIFRARRSASVDDANLLKL; translated from the coding sequence ATGGGGCTCGAGGCATACATCTATCTGTCGGTGGTGCTGTTCACGCTCGGGGCGATCACGGTCCTCACCCGACGCAACACCCTCATCGTCTTCATGGGCATCGAGCTCATGCTCAACGCCTGCAACCTGGCGCTGGTCACCTTCTCCCGCCTGCACGGCTCCCTCGACGGCCAGGTCTACGCCCTGTTCGTCATGGTGGTCGCCGCGGCCGAGGTGGTCGTCGGGCTGGCGATCATCATGTCCATCTTCCGTGCACGTCGTTCGGCCTCGGTCGACGACGCCAACCTGCTGAAGCTGTAA
- a CDS encoding NADH-quinone oxidoreductase subunit J codes for MTPDRIDGMELGLFWLLAVVAVAGALGLLFARKAVHAAMAMATTMISLGVIYIVQRAEFVGIIQVFVYSGAVMMLFLFVVMLVGVDASDSTVETLRGQRLWAFGLGALFVAVSVYGLSRVSWPQAVGLETVQAEGTVTALAREIFERQVLTFETLGALLVIAVMGAMVLAHRERLTPRKTQRDISRENLRSGKWLSGKPNPGVYARHNAADTPALAPDGSPVEESVPRVLVARGQVTNPAEYRLAGGSGRTDGQPPADQSPEDLPRGVNAAVDNRGHDLEPEDDLGDTDGHDGSGRGER; via the coding sequence ATGACCCCCGACCGGATCGACGGCATGGAGCTCGGGCTCTTCTGGCTCCTCGCCGTGGTGGCCGTCGCGGGTGCGCTCGGCCTGCTCTTCGCGCGCAAGGCGGTGCACGCCGCCATGGCCATGGCGACGACGATGATCAGCCTCGGCGTCATCTACATCGTCCAGCGGGCCGAGTTCGTCGGCATCATCCAGGTCTTCGTCTACTCCGGCGCCGTGATGATGCTCTTCCTCTTCGTCGTCATGCTCGTCGGCGTGGACGCCTCGGACTCCACCGTGGAGACGCTGCGGGGCCAGCGGCTGTGGGCCTTCGGCCTCGGCGCGCTCTTCGTCGCCGTCTCCGTCTACGGCCTCAGCCGGGTGTCCTGGCCGCAGGCGGTCGGGCTGGAGACCGTGCAGGCCGAGGGCACCGTCACCGCCCTGGCCCGCGAGATCTTCGAGCGCCAGGTGCTCACCTTCGAGACCCTGGGGGCGCTGCTCGTCATTGCGGTCATGGGGGCCATGGTCCTCGCCCACCGCGAGCGGCTCACGCCGCGCAAGACCCAGCGCGACATCTCCCGGGAGAACCTCCGCTCGGGGAAGTGGCTCTCCGGCAAGCCGAACCCCGGCGTGTATGCCCGGCACAACGCCGCCGACACCCCTGCCCTGGCGCCGGACGGCAGCCCGGTCGAGGAGTCCGTGCCGCGGGTCCTGGTCGCGCGCGGCCAGGTCACCAACCCGGCGGAGTACCGTCTCGCCGGGGGCAGCGGCCGCACCGACGGTCAGCCGCCGGCCGACCAGTCGCCCGAGGACCTGCCCCGCGGGGTCAACGCCGCCGTCGACAACCGCGGCCACGACCTGGAGCCCGAGGACGACCTGGGCGACACCGACGGGCACGACGGCTCCGGGAGGGGTGAGCGCTGA
- the nuoI gene encoding NADH-quinone oxidoreductase subunit NuoI: MADPTEPHPNEPARTHTDRAPARREEVDATGGKKEPGLLGQLFAPVAGFGVTFGTMFRKVPTQEYPEEKRPTAKRFHGRHQLNRHPDGLEKCVGCELCAWACPADAIYVEGADNTDEARFSPGERYGRVYQINYLRCIFCGLCIEACPTRALTMTNEYEMADSERAPLIYEKHQLLAPLRPDMLTPPFPMAEGMEERDYYQGKVTGSTQGQRSYVEQRDADTVDAAAARAEARPEERS, encoded by the coding sequence GTGGCTGACCCGACAGAGCCTCACCCGAACGAGCCCGCCCGCACCCACACCGACCGTGCGCCCGCGCGGCGCGAGGAGGTCGACGCCACCGGGGGCAAGAAGGAGCCGGGGCTGCTCGGCCAGCTCTTCGCGCCGGTCGCCGGCTTCGGCGTGACCTTCGGCACCATGTTCCGCAAGGTCCCGACGCAGGAGTACCCCGAGGAGAAGCGGCCCACCGCCAAGCGCTTCCACGGTCGCCACCAGCTCAACCGCCACCCGGACGGGCTGGAGAAGTGCGTCGGCTGCGAGCTGTGCGCGTGGGCCTGCCCGGCGGACGCCATCTACGTCGAGGGCGCGGACAACACCGACGAGGCGCGGTTCAGCCCCGGCGAGCGCTACGGCCGCGTCTACCAGATCAACTACCTGCGCTGCATCTTCTGCGGCCTGTGCATCGAGGCCTGCCCGACCCGGGCGCTGACGATGACCAACGAGTACGAGATGGCCGACTCCGAGCGGGCGCCGCTCATCTACGAGAAGCACCAGCTGCTGGCGCCGCTGCGTCCCGACATGCTCACCCCGCCGTTCCCCATGGCCGAGGGCATGGAGGAGCGCGACTACTACCAGGGCAAGGTCACCGGTTCGACCCAGGGGCAGAGGTCCTACGTCGAGCAGCGCGACGCCGACACGGTCGACGCGGCCGCTGCCCGTGCCGAGGCGCGCCCGGAGGAGAGGTCATGA
- the nuoH gene encoding NADH-quinone oxidoreductase subunit NuoH, whose translation MSLLTAYPEVVASVPLVMEDLPAADFSDTPWWLSLFKAFLLFVYVMISVVIVIWFERRVIGRMQQRPGPNRLGPLGILQTTADGIKLFLKEDVTPKGADRLMFYAAPLIVASLAFVSFAIIPMGGDVQMFGHTTPLQLTDTPVAVLLVLAVAGVSAYGFVLAGWSSGSTYPLLGGLRSTAQVISYEIAMGLSLVAVFLYAGSMSTSQIVEAQQQSTVLGIPLWYIVPLFFSFVVYVITMIGETNRLPFDLAEGEGELGGGFHTEYSSMKFGMFFLGEYINMFTVSALATTLFLGGWHAPWPLNVVFDGALDQGWWGLLWFTLKMWSFIFFYVWVRGSLPRVRYDQFMALGWKILIPLSLVWVVAVMLIRSAQEGYFGQGRWVTVITLGGIGVFVLIGILVWDRYAQRRAAAREEAQEVPEEIDPFADGYPVPPMPGQRLIEPRPAVEQARPVTVPAGATAPTDSDASTASSTDEEKERRG comes from the coding sequence ATGAGCCTGCTCACGGCATACCCCGAGGTCGTGGCGAGCGTCCCGCTCGTCATGGAGGACCTGCCGGCCGCCGACTTCAGCGACACCCCCTGGTGGCTCTCGTTGTTCAAGGCGTTCCTGCTGTTCGTCTACGTCATGATCTCCGTCGTCATCGTCATCTGGTTCGAGCGACGGGTGATCGGCCGGATGCAGCAGCGTCCTGGGCCCAACCGCCTCGGTCCGCTCGGGATCCTGCAGACCACGGCCGACGGCATCAAGCTCTTCCTCAAGGAGGACGTCACGCCCAAGGGCGCGGACAGGCTGATGTTCTACGCCGCGCCGCTCATCGTCGCCTCGCTGGCCTTCGTGTCCTTCGCCATCATCCCCATGGGTGGCGACGTGCAGATGTTCGGGCACACCACGCCGCTGCAACTCACCGACACCCCGGTGGCCGTGCTCCTCGTGCTCGCGGTCGCCGGTGTCTCCGCCTACGGCTTCGTGCTGGCCGGCTGGTCCTCGGGCTCGACCTACCCCCTGCTCGGCGGGCTGCGCTCGACCGCGCAGGTCATCTCCTACGAGATCGCCATGGGCCTCTCGCTCGTCGCGGTCTTCCTCTACGCCGGGTCCATGTCGACCAGCCAGATCGTCGAGGCCCAGCAGCAGAGCACCGTCCTCGGCATCCCGCTGTGGTACATCGTGCCGCTGTTCTTCAGCTTCGTCGTCTACGTCATCACGATGATCGGCGAGACCAACCGGCTGCCCTTCGACCTCGCCGAGGGCGAGGGAGAGCTCGGCGGTGGCTTCCACACCGAGTACTCCTCGATGAAGTTCGGCATGTTCTTCCTCGGTGAGTACATCAACATGTTCACCGTCTCCGCGCTCGCGACCACGCTCTTCCTGGGCGGGTGGCACGCACCGTGGCCGCTCAACGTCGTCTTCGACGGGGCGCTGGACCAGGGCTGGTGGGGCCTGCTGTGGTTCACCCTCAAGATGTGGAGCTTCATCTTCTTCTACGTCTGGGTCCGCGGCTCCCTGCCCCGTGTCCGCTACGACCAGTTCATGGCGCTGGGGTGGAAGATCCTCATCCCGCTGTCGCTGGTGTGGGTCGTCGCGGTCATGCTCATCCGCTCGGCCCAGGAGGGCTACTTCGGTCAGGGCCGCTGGGTCACCGTCATCACCCTCGGCGGCATCGGCGTCTTCGTCCTCATCGGGATCCTCGTGTGGGACCGGTATGCCCAGCGCCGGGCCGCCGCACGCGAGGAGGCCCAGGAGGTCCCCGAGGAGATCGACCCGTTCGCCGACGGCTACCCCGTGCCCCCGATGCCGGGCCAGCGGCTCATCGAGCCCCGCCCGGCCGTCGAGCAGGCGCGACCGGTGACCGTCCCCGCCGGGGCCACCGCACCCACCGACAGCGACGCGTCCACCGCCAGCAGCACCGATGAGGAGAAGGAGCGCCGTGGCTGA
- the nuoF gene encoding NADH-quinone oxidoreductase subunit NuoF, whose translation MSTQLTPILSEFWDAERSWTLETYEEHDGYAALRKALAGDAADLVAAAKDSGLRGRGGAGFPTGMKWGFLPPPDGGPRYLVVNADESEPGTCKDMPLLMAAPQFLIEGMIITSYAIGCHHAFIYLRGEVVHVYRRLMRAVEEAYAAGYLGKDVLGSGFDLDITVHAGAGAYICGEETALLDSLEGRRGQPRLKPPFPAVAGLYARPTVVNNVESIASVPPIVLHGADWFAGMGTEKSQGFGLFSLSGHVERPGQYEAPLGITLRELIEMAGGMRGGRALKFWTPGGSSTPIFTDAHLDVPLDFESVAAEGSMLGTRALQIFDETVSVVRAVSRWIDFYAHESCGKCTPCREGTFWLKQILARLEAGQGREGDIEKLDDICDNILGRSFCALGDGATSPVTSGIKYFREEFEAGMHTPWHELFPAERNTLFAKESQPA comes from the coding sequence GTGAGCACGCAGCTGACCCCGATCCTGTCGGAGTTCTGGGACGCCGAGCGGTCCTGGACGCTGGAGACCTACGAGGAGCACGACGGCTACGCCGCGCTTCGCAAGGCGCTGGCCGGCGATGCCGCCGACCTCGTGGCCGCCGCCAAGGACTCCGGCCTGCGCGGTCGCGGGGGAGCGGGCTTCCCCACGGGCATGAAGTGGGGCTTCCTGCCGCCCCCGGACGGTGGTCCGCGCTACCTCGTGGTCAACGCCGACGAGTCCGAGCCGGGGACCTGCAAGGACATGCCGCTGCTCATGGCTGCGCCGCAGTTCCTCATCGAGGGGATGATCATCACCTCCTACGCCATCGGCTGCCACCACGCGTTCATCTACCTGCGCGGCGAGGTCGTCCACGTCTACCGCCGGCTCATGCGCGCCGTCGAGGAGGCGTATGCCGCGGGCTACCTCGGCAAGGACGTCCTCGGCAGCGGGTTCGACCTGGACATCACCGTCCACGCGGGCGCCGGGGCCTACATCTGTGGTGAGGAGACGGCGCTGCTGGACTCCCTCGAGGGTCGTCGCGGCCAGCCGCGGCTCAAGCCGCCGTTCCCCGCGGTCGCGGGCCTCTACGCCCGGCCCACCGTGGTCAACAATGTCGAGAGCATCGCCAGCGTCCCGCCGATCGTCCTGCACGGCGCCGACTGGTTCGCCGGCATGGGCACCGAGAAGTCGCAGGGCTTCGGTCTCTTCAGCCTCTCGGGCCACGTCGAGCGGCCGGGGCAGTACGAGGCGCCCCTGGGCATCACCCTGCGCGAGCTCATCGAGATGGCCGGCGGCATGCGCGGAGGCCGCGCGCTGAAGTTCTGGACCCCGGGTGGCTCCTCCACGCCGATCTTCACCGACGCCCACCTCGACGTCCCGCTCGACTTCGAGTCGGTCGCGGCGGAGGGTTCGATGCTCGGCACCCGGGCGCTGCAGATCTTCGACGAGACCGTCTCGGTGGTCCGCGCGGTCTCGCGCTGGATCGACTTCTACGCCCACGAGTCGTGCGGCAAGTGCACCCCCTGCCGGGAGGGCACCTTCTGGCTCAAGCAGATCCTGGCCCGCCTCGAGGCCGGTCAGGGTCGCGAGGGCGACATCGAGAAGCTCGACGACATCTGCGACAACATCCTGGGCCGCAGCTTCTGCGCCCTCGGTGACGGTGCGACGAGCCCGGTCACCTCGGGCATCAAGTACTTCCGCGAGGAGTTCGAGGCGGGCATGCACACCCCGTGGCACGAGCTCTTCCCCGCCGAGCGCAACACCCTCTTCGCGAAGGAGAGCCAGCCCGCATGA